A portion of the Candidatus Pristimantibacillus lignocellulolyticus genome contains these proteins:
- a CDS encoding S-layer homology domain-containing protein: protein MKKISFISSILLVICLIISMSFGGNIITAKTSADFTDLKDLDAATKAKFDALFAAGVFDGVSDTTFGLKEEMNRAQFAKVAALITGIQVKPDLKTSSFSDVSADDPGYGYALPYIEAIKAAGITDGVGEGRFDPAGQVTKEQLATFLVKILGKGDEAKDATGNIPTVSDWAQGYVATALNLGLVTQVPGGTFDGGTPADRGTLAGGAFETAKKIEEIKPPNFTGVKFESGSVLHLELSAKVDPKSIDLSKLKIGGIPFDPTLDSFKLSDNLKTIIIKLHNTLPFAPGNMPLVDISEVFLKTLYGTSVKNENPNPGPSPSPIPSWTPSPYPTENPYPTENPNPTENPNPTENPNPTENPNPTENPNPTENPNPTENPNPTENPNPTENPNPTENPNPNEIPYPTEGPNLD from the coding sequence ATGAAAAAGATATCATTTATTAGTTCTATTTTATTGGTTATTTGTTTAATAATCTCGATGTCATTTGGCGGTAATATAATTACCGCAAAAACGTCAGCTGATTTCACAGACCTTAAAGATTTGGATGCAGCGACGAAGGCTAAGTTTGATGCATTATTTGCTGCAGGCGTTTTTGACGGTGTATCTGATACCACTTTCGGATTGAAAGAAGAAATGAATCGTGCCCAATTTGCGAAAGTAGCAGCGTTAATTACCGGTATTCAGGTTAAACCAGATCTCAAGACATCATCCTTCTCAGACGTAAGTGCAGACGATCCCGGTTACGGATATGCGTTACCATATATTGAAGCGATAAAGGCAGCAGGAATAACGGATGGCGTGGGAGAGGGTAGATTCGACCCTGCGGGTCAAGTGACCAAAGAGCAATTAGCTACATTTCTAGTTAAGATATTAGGTAAGGGAGACGAAGCAAAGGATGCCACAGGTAATATTCCGACCGTTTCAGATTGGGCTCAAGGGTACGTTGCTACGGCTCTCAACCTTGGATTAGTTACTCAGGTTCCTGGTGGTACGTTCGATGGAGGAACACCAGCAGACCGAGGAACTCTAGCTGGTGGTGCCTTCGAAACCGCTAAAAAGATTGAAGAGATTAAACCTCCGAATTTTACTGGAGTAAAATTTGAATCAGGAAGTGTTTTACATTTGGAGTTATCAGCAAAGGTCGATCCAAAGTCTATTGACCTATCTAAGCTAAAAATTGGTGGTATACCGTTTGATCCAACATTAGACAGCTTCAAGCTGTCCGACAATCTGAAGACGATTATTATTAAGTTGCATAATACTTTACCATTCGCTCCGGGCAACATGCCGTTAGTTGATATTAGTGAAGTTTTTCTGAAGACTCTATATGGCACTTCGGTGAAGAATGAGAATCCAAACCCAGGTCCAAGTCCAAGTCCGATCCCAAGCTGGACCCCAAGCCCGTATCCAACGGAAAATCCGTATCCAACGGAAAATCCGAATCCAACGGAAAATCCGAATCCAACGGAAAATCCGAATCCAACGGAGAATCCGAATCCAACGGAGAATCCGAATCCAACGGAGAATCCGAATCCAACGGAAAATCCGAATCCAACGGAGAATCCGAATCCGACAGAGAATCCGAATCCAACGGAAAATCCGAATCCAAACGAAATTCCATATCCTACTGAAGGTCCGAATCTGGACTAA